From one Candidatus Chromulinivoraceae bacterium genomic stretch:
- a CDS encoding PEGA domain-containing protein, producing MYIWKQLPPGVKIAIIAIALVIVGLIVYGIYQGITGGGKITVTINAIPDDAKITINNNSVGAGTTYLLPNQTYTVKAAKDGFADYSATQYIDATNHVITVEMTAVSDAAKQWEQDNQSKYQSVEGLAGAQANATGEAFTAKNPITTALPLDNMIYTIGYRNDPSDPSGNSIILTVEAPLGYRNSAIEGIRNLGYDPTQFKIQFNDYTNPFAS from the coding sequence ATGTATATATGGAAACAACTGCCACCTGGCGTGAAGATAGCTATCATTGCAATTGCGCTTGTTATCGTGGGGCTCATTGTCTACGGGATTTACCAAGGTATAACTGGGGGAGGCAAGATTACTGTCACGATAAATGCCATTCCAGATGACGCCAAGATAACGATAAACAACAATAGCGTGGGTGCAGGCACAACCTATCTATTACCAAATCAAACCTATACAGTTAAAGCCGCTAAGGATGGATTTGCCGACTATTCAGCCACACAATATATTGATGCCACAAATCATGTAATAACCGTTGAAATGACCGCTGTGAGTGACGCCGCAAAACAGTGGGAGCAAGACAATCAGAGTAAGTATCAGTCCGTAGAAGGGCTTGCGGGTGCACAGGCGAATGCAACTGGTGAGGCTTTTACCGCTAAAAACCCAATTACTACTGCCTTACCACTCGACAATATGATCTATACCATCGGCTACAGGAACGATCCAAGTGATCCAAGTGGTAACTCTATCATTTTGACCGTAGAAGCGCCTTTAGGCTACCGGAACAGTGCCATAGAGGGAATTCGGAACTTAGGTTACGACCCAACACAGTTTAAAATTCAATTTAACGATTACACGAATCCATTTGCATCATGA
- a CDS encoding phage tail tip lysozyme, whose product MKKVRHYFSLNHIKRTALIIFGIVFCTLSIASETYAADQVFYANNDILFYDKSCSYSNATGNLVGNSIKEKIWNFLKQQNLSDEQAAGVMGNMEAESAFIPTRFQGDQAFSPWDSASGHGWGLPQWDGGRRYSAPSSGVLGKLKAEHPELVKYADIQYDWAKDPAIQSKIPASDLDALLNFELTFLHNESMSRPVTASGFGNAKDEWDTLKLQKTVEDATVFWHNNFEVSSDSPQKVIQDRGGAAKAILAEFGGKNTAAGASASTSTAPVVFIDPGHGGAIPTYTDQQSGLVTSESHNMPESTDVLDVANRVKTALETEGYKVVLARTTDDQQVKFRDRANAAKQAGASIGISLHTTPGSVNQAWPQRVGTYRQYGSKKDTFTNQATAQKSEAYANNFATTRTTSEGHPVTTDPGNTQETASFNRPGIESTGNTPLVELWSPDVPWVYNEIGQDQGTAISEKLKQAYADGVIKGVEQSVPLNTRDECGNTAFTGGNLAQTIFAYAWPDYHAADYTTEKPEYAAAVKRARDQGRYVGGGQYPGVDCGGFVTTLMVDSGFEPKYNSSGKGGATPAQLAWLQANWQSLGSATSIDTGKLQPGDVAMSSGHTFVYAGDIPNFHSPTKVASASYSIWRAPMAGHEGLSMAGFSWFRKK is encoded by the coding sequence GTGAAAAAAGTACGACATTACTTTTCGTTAAACCATATAAAACGGACTGCATTGATAATCTTTGGCATAGTGTTTTGTACGCTCTCCATCGCAAGCGAAACCTACGCGGCCGATCAAGTATTTTACGCAAATAACGATATTCTTTTTTACGATAAGTCGTGCTCGTATAGTAATGCAACAGGTAATCTTGTAGGTAACAGTATTAAGGAAAAAATATGGAATTTCCTTAAACAACAGAATTTATCGGATGAACAAGCGGCTGGAGTTATGGGTAATATGGAGGCTGAATCCGCTTTCATTCCAACACGTTTTCAAGGAGATCAAGCATTTAGTCCATGGGATAGCGCCTCGGGGCATGGATGGGGATTGCCTCAATGGGATGGTGGTCGTCGCTACAGTGCACCAAGTAGCGGTGTACTTGGAAAATTAAAGGCAGAGCACCCCGAACTTGTTAAATATGCTGACATCCAATACGACTGGGCAAAAGATCCTGCCATCCAGTCTAAGATACCTGCTTCTGATCTGGACGCACTCCTAAACTTTGAACTAACTTTTCTCCATAACGAAAGTATGTCGAGACCTGTCACGGCATCAGGTTTTGGAAACGCAAAAGACGAATGGGATACACTTAAACTACAAAAAACCGTGGAAGACGCAACGGTCTTTTGGCATAACAACTTTGAGGTATCATCCGACAGTCCGCAAAAAGTCATTCAAGATCGTGGTGGTGCTGCAAAAGCTATTTTGGCAGAATTTGGCGGAAAAAACACAGCTGCTGGTGCATCAGCTTCGACGAGTACTGCACCTGTGGTTTTTATCGACCCAGGCCATGGTGGTGCTATACCAACCTACACTGATCAACAAAGCGGCCTGGTCACCTCTGAGTCTCACAACATGCCTGAGAGTACCGATGTCTTAGACGTTGCCAATCGAGTAAAAACGGCACTCGAAACAGAAGGATATAAAGTTGTTCTCGCGCGCACCACTGACGATCAACAGGTTAAATTTAGAGATAGAGCAAACGCTGCCAAACAAGCTGGTGCAAGTATCGGCATAAGCCTCCATACAACACCAGGCAGTGTAAACCAAGCATGGCCACAGCGTGTCGGTACCTATCGTCAGTATGGTAGCAAAAAAGATACGTTCACCAACCAGGCAACTGCTCAAAAGAGCGAGGCATATGCTAATAACTTTGCAACGACTCGAACCACAAGCGAAGGTCATCCTGTTACGACAGATCCTGGAAATACCCAAGAAACGGCGTCGTTTAACCGTCCAGGCATAGAGTCGACGGGTAACACGCCACTTGTCGAACTCTGGTCACCGGATGTGCCATGGGTTTACAACGAAATTGGACAAGATCAAGGAACGGCTATTTCCGAGAAGCTCAAACAAGCCTACGCTGATGGTGTTATAAAGGGAGTGGAGCAATCCGTTCCGCTAAATACCCGTGATGAGTGCGGCAATACTGCATTTACTGGCGGTAACTTAGCACAGACAATCTTTGCCTACGCATGGCCAGATTATCACGCCGCAGACTATACAACAGAGAAACCTGAATACGCTGCCGCTGTAAAAAGAGCACGTGATCAAGGCCGTTACGTTGGTGGTGGGCAATACCCCGGTGTCGACTGTGGTGGATTTGTAACGACACTCATGGTAGATAGCGGCTTTGAACCGAAATATAACAGCAGTGGTAAGGGAGGTGCTACCCCCGCACAGCTCGCCTGGTTGCAAGCCAATTGGCAGAGCCTCGGTTCGGCAACAAGTATCGATACTGGAAAACTTCAGCCAGGGGATGTTGCTATGTCCAGCGGACATACTTTTGTATACGCGGGAGATATTCCAAACTTCCATAGCCCTACAAAAGTAGCGTCTGCCTCTTACTCGATCTGGCGCGCACCAATGGCTGGACATGAAGGATTAAGTATGGCCGGTTTCAGCTGGTTCAGGAAGAAGTAA